In Equus przewalskii isolate Varuska chromosome 15, EquPr2, whole genome shotgun sequence, a single genomic region encodes these proteins:
- the PAQR9 gene encoding membrane progestin receptor epsilon isoform X1, whose translation MTLPRSRHGLQAPRSRSAPSPCGDPCCRTSPPAPARTRGRPSGPRGCRSPPPANAAAQCPFERQRAVGFRTPARTLALRAHSSSLAQPLAPASVINGPAPAAAARGGGMERLLRGSRLLLKLQRRPRRVHKGSDGGRRGLPSAREPAPEVACARPSQAPGTMPRRLQPRGAGTKGPPAASAAASEAASRPHPSGDPAASARPLLRWDEVPDDFVECFILSGYRRLPCTAQECLASVLKPTNETLNFWTHFIPLLLFLSKFCRLFFLSGRDVPFHHPWLLPLWCYASGVLLTFAMSCTAHVFSCLSLRLRAAFFYLDYASISYYGFGSTVAYYYYLLPGLSLLDARVMTPYVQQRLGWHVDCTRLIAAYRALVLPVAFVLAVACTVACCKSRTDWCSYPFALRTFVFIMPLSMACPIMLESWLFDLRGENPTLFVHFYRRYFWLVVAAFFNVSKIPERIHPGLFDIIGHSHQLFHIFTFLSIYDQVYYVEEGLRQFLKAPPAAPTFSGTVGYMLLLVLCLGLVIKKFLNNSEFCSKK comes from the exons ATGACACTGCCCCGATCCAGACACGGTCTCCAAGCCCCACGATCCCGGAGCGCCCCCAGCCCCTGTGGGGATCCCTGTTGTCGCACCTCTCCGCCAGCCCCGGCTCGGACACGCGGGCGCCCTTCGGGCCCCCGCGGCTGCCGCTCCCCGCCCCCCGCGAACGCGGCCGCCCAGTGTCCTTTCGAACGCCAGCGGGCTGTCGGGTTTCGAACCCCGGCGCGGACCCTCGCCCTCCGGGCGCACAGCTCATCGCTGGCGCAGCCTTTGGCCCCCGCATCAGTCATTAACGGGCCAGCTCCGGCTGCTGCGGCCCGGGGAGGGGGGATG gagcGGCTGCTCAGAGGCTCGCGTCTTCTCTTGAAGCTGCAGCGACGCCCCCGGCGGGTGCACAAAGGCTCCGACGGCGGCCGGCGGGGACTGCCGAGCGCGCGGGAGCCGGCGCCAGAGGTCGCCTGTGCGCGCCCTAGCCAAGCCCCGGGCACCATGCCGCGGCGCCTGCAACCCCGGGGCGCGGGCACAAAGGGCCCGCCGGCCGCCAGCGCGGCGGCTTCGGAGGCTGCCTCGCGCCCCCACCCCTCCGGGGACCCCGCAGCCTCGGCCAGGCCGCTGCTGCGCTGGGACGAGGTGCCCGACGACTTCGTGGAGTGCTTCATCCTGTCGGGCTACCGGCGGCTGCCGTGCACGGCGCAGGAGTGCCTGGCCTCGGTGCTGAAGCCGACCAACGAGACGCTCAACTTCTGGACGCACTTCATCCCTCTGCTGCTGTTCCTGAGCAAGTTCTGCCGCCTGTTCTTCCTGAGCGGCCGCGACGTGCCCTTCCACCACCCGTGGCTGCTGCCGCTGTGGTGCTACGCGTCAGGGGTGCTGCTGACTTTCGCCATGAGCTGCACGGCGCACGTGTTCAGCTGCCTGTCGCTGCGCCTGCGCGCCGCCTTCTTCTACCTGGACTACGCGTCCATCAGCTACTACGGCTTCGGCAGCACGGTGGCCTACTACTACTACCTGCTGCCTGGCCTGAGCTTGTTGGACGCCAGGGTGATGACCCCGTACGTGCAGCAACGCCTGGGCTGGCACGTGGACTGCACGCGCCTCATCGCCGCCTACCGCGCGCTCGTGCTGCCCGTAGCCTTCGTGCTGGCCGTGGCCTGCACCGTGGCCTGCTGCAAGAGCCGCACCGACTGGTGCTCTTACCCGTTCGCCCTGCGCACCTTCGTCTTCATCATGCCGCTCAGCATGGCCTGCCCCATCATGCTCGAGAGCTGGCTTTTCGACCTGCGCGGCGAGAACCCCACGCTCTTCGTGCACTTCTACCGCCGCTACTTTTGGCTGGTGGTGGCCGCCTTCTTCAACGTGAGCAAGATCCCCGAGCGCATCCACCCAGGCCTCTTTGACATCATCGGCCACAGCCACCAGCTCTTCCACATCTTCACTTTCCTTAGCATCTATGACCAGGTGTACTACGTGGAGGAGGGCCTGCGCCAATTCCTCAAGGCGCCGCCTGCCGCGCCCACCTTCTCAGGCACCGTGGGCTACATGCTGCTGCTGGTCCTCTGTCTAGGGCTGGTCATCAAGAAGTTCCTAAACAACTCCGAGTTCTGCAGTAAAAAGTGA
- the PAQR9 gene encoding membrane progestin receptor epsilon isoform X2, with the protein MPRRLQPRGAGTKGPPAASAAASEAASRPHPSGDPAASARPLLRWDEVPDDFVECFILSGYRRLPCTAQECLASVLKPTNETLNFWTHFIPLLLFLSKFCRLFFLSGRDVPFHHPWLLPLWCYASGVLLTFAMSCTAHVFSCLSLRLRAAFFYLDYASISYYGFGSTVAYYYYLLPGLSLLDARVMTPYVQQRLGWHVDCTRLIAAYRALVLPVAFVLAVACTVACCKSRTDWCSYPFALRTFVFIMPLSMACPIMLESWLFDLRGENPTLFVHFYRRYFWLVVAAFFNVSKIPERIHPGLFDIIGHSHQLFHIFTFLSIYDQVYYVEEGLRQFLKAPPAAPTFSGTVGYMLLLVLCLGLVIKKFLNNSEFCSKK; encoded by the coding sequence ATGCCGCGGCGCCTGCAACCCCGGGGCGCGGGCACAAAGGGCCCGCCGGCCGCCAGCGCGGCGGCTTCGGAGGCTGCCTCGCGCCCCCACCCCTCCGGGGACCCCGCAGCCTCGGCCAGGCCGCTGCTGCGCTGGGACGAGGTGCCCGACGACTTCGTGGAGTGCTTCATCCTGTCGGGCTACCGGCGGCTGCCGTGCACGGCGCAGGAGTGCCTGGCCTCGGTGCTGAAGCCGACCAACGAGACGCTCAACTTCTGGACGCACTTCATCCCTCTGCTGCTGTTCCTGAGCAAGTTCTGCCGCCTGTTCTTCCTGAGCGGCCGCGACGTGCCCTTCCACCACCCGTGGCTGCTGCCGCTGTGGTGCTACGCGTCAGGGGTGCTGCTGACTTTCGCCATGAGCTGCACGGCGCACGTGTTCAGCTGCCTGTCGCTGCGCCTGCGCGCCGCCTTCTTCTACCTGGACTACGCGTCCATCAGCTACTACGGCTTCGGCAGCACGGTGGCCTACTACTACTACCTGCTGCCTGGCCTGAGCTTGTTGGACGCCAGGGTGATGACCCCGTACGTGCAGCAACGCCTGGGCTGGCACGTGGACTGCACGCGCCTCATCGCCGCCTACCGCGCGCTCGTGCTGCCCGTAGCCTTCGTGCTGGCCGTGGCCTGCACCGTGGCCTGCTGCAAGAGCCGCACCGACTGGTGCTCTTACCCGTTCGCCCTGCGCACCTTCGTCTTCATCATGCCGCTCAGCATGGCCTGCCCCATCATGCTCGAGAGCTGGCTTTTCGACCTGCGCGGCGAGAACCCCACGCTCTTCGTGCACTTCTACCGCCGCTACTTTTGGCTGGTGGTGGCCGCCTTCTTCAACGTGAGCAAGATCCCCGAGCGCATCCACCCAGGCCTCTTTGACATCATCGGCCACAGCCACCAGCTCTTCCACATCTTCACTTTCCTTAGCATCTATGACCAGGTGTACTACGTGGAGGAGGGCCTGCGCCAATTCCTCAAGGCGCCGCCTGCCGCGCCCACCTTCTCAGGCACCGTGGGCTACATGCTGCTGCTGGTCCTCTGTCTAGGGCTGGTCATCAAGAAGTTCCTAAACAACTCCGAGTTCTGCAGTAAAAAGTGA